TCGCGGCAATCCTCGCGCTCCATGGCGATGATCTCGAATTCCGGTTTCAGCGTCAGATAGCTTTCCAGCATCGTCATACTCGTCGCGCAATCGCGTACCCGGCCTGCGGCTTGGCATCGGGTCCGCGCAGATAAAGGGGCTTCGGCTTTCCGGCATCGGGGGAGGCGGCAGCGCCCAGGCGCGCCACGACGGAGATTGGATACCTGTTGGTGTGATCGCCGAAGGCGTCGGCCCTGAGGAGCGGCGTCGCCGAACCGGTAATCTCGCCGTCGAAACCGGCGGCAAAAACCTGCGCTTCCGCAACACTGACTGCCCGTGGCGCGTCGAGGGGCGAACCGTCGGCCGCGAAGGACTGGAGGTAGATTTCGTCCCGCTTAGCATCCATCGCCGCCAGCACGTCGCGATGAGGCGTCTCGTTACGCTGGGCTGATGCCATGACTTGGAGCGTGGTGACGCCGACGGCCGGCACATTGAGGGAAAGCGCAAAACCGCGGGCTGCGGCAACGCCGACGCGGATACCGGTAAAGGAGCCGGGACCGATGGTGACGGCAAGGCGGTCGACATCCGAAAGGGCCAGTCCCGCCTGATCGAGTGCGCGATCGACGATACCAATCAGATGTTCAGCATGCCCCTTGCCGATCATGTCCGATGCCTCCCCCAGCACCGTATCCCTGCCGCTGTCATAGACGGCGGCAGCGCAGTCCACACCTGCCGTGTCGAGCGCCAGAATGATCATGCCATCAATTTCCGAATAAACCAGTGTCGCCTATCGATAAATCCGTTCGGCCGAACCTGAGATGAACGGCTGGACGAATTCAAGATTTTTAAGCGGCAATCACTTCCTGCACTTCCGGAACGAAATGGCGCAGCAGGTTCTGGACGCCGTGCTTCAGCGTTGCCGTCGAAGACGGGCAGCCGGCGCAGGACCCCTTCATGTTCAGGTAGACCTTGCCGTCCTTGAAGCCGCGGAAGGTGATGTCGCCGCCGTCCTGGGCAACGGCAGGGCGCACGCGGGTCTCCAGAAGCTCCTTGATGGTCAGCACGATCGATTCATCGCCTTCGTCGAAGAATTCGTCGCCGGCATCGGCGTCTTCGGAGAGGATGGAGGCATCGCCCATGACCGGCTTGCCGGACATGAAGTGCTCCATGATCGAGCCTAATATAGCCGGCTTAAGATGCTGCCAGTCGGCATTGTCCTTGGAGACGGAAATGAAATCATAGCCGAAATAGACGCCGGTGACGCCCGATATTTCGAACAGGCGGGCGGCGAGCGGTGAAGCTTGAGCTTCTTCGGCGCTGCGGAACTCGGCCGTGCCGTTTTCCATCACCACCTTGCCCGGCAGGAACTTCTGCGTGGCGGGGTTCGGCGTGGCTTCGGTCTGAATGAACATCTGGTTCTCCATGCGGTCGGCCCAGGGCCTCGGCCGTCTTTAGAATTCTTCAAAAGAAGATAAGCCGATTGACGGCTCTAATCAAGACACTTGCACTCAAGAAAAGCTTGGACAGGATGATTTTAGGCCTGTTCTGCCTAAAATCTGAATCCTGTCCTACATTATATAGTTAGGCATGATATCGTCCGAAAATTCCTCACAGTTTTCGGCATCATGCTCTAGCAGAGAGCGTCGATTTCCTCATTGGTCAGCGTATCCGGCAGCACCGTGACCGGGATCGGAAACGCCGCTGCGCGGCCGGCGACCGACGAGACCAGCGGCCCTGGACCTTCCTTCGCCGAACCGGCGGCCAGAACCAGGATCGCCACATCGCGGTCTTCCTCGATCACGGCGTTGATCTGTTCGGCAGCACCGCCCTCGCGGATGACGACTTCAGGCTCGATGCCGATGGTCTCGCGCACGATCTGGGCGATCTTGGCAACGACCGCCTCGGCCTCTTCACGCGCTTCGGCCCGCATGATTTCTTCGACGCCGAGCCATTGCTGGAAATCCCCATCCGGGATCACATAGAGCAGCACCAGCCCGCCATTGGAATTCTTCGCGCGCCGGCCGGCATAATGAACGGCGCGTTGGCATTCGGGTGTGCCGTCGATTACCGCCATGAATTTGCGG
The Rhizobium leguminosarum DNA segment above includes these coding regions:
- the tsaB gene encoding tRNA (adenosine(37)-N6)-threonylcarbamoyltransferase complex dimerization subunit type 1 TsaB, coding for MIILALDTAGVDCAAAVYDSGRDTVLGEASDMIGKGHAEHLIGIVDRALDQAGLALSDVDRLAVTIGPGSFTGIRVGVAAARGFALSLNVPAVGVTTLQVMASAQRNETPHRDVLAAMDAKRDEIYLQSFAADGSPLDAPRAVSVAEAQVFAAGFDGEITGSATPLLRADAFGDHTNRYPISVVARLGAAASPDAGKPKPLYLRGPDAKPQAGYAIARRV
- a CDS encoding universal stress protein; the encoded protein is MVSKRLSRLEGHRRKFMAVIDGTPECQRAVHYAGRRAKNSNGGLVLLYVIPDGDFQQWLGVEEIMRAEAREEAEAVVAKIAQIVRETIGIEPEVVIREGGAAEQINAVIEEDRDVAILVLAAGSAKEGPGPLVSSVAGRAAAFPIPVTVLPDTLTNEEIDALC
- a CDS encoding NifU family protein is translated as MFIQTEATPNPATQKFLPGKVVMENGTAEFRSAEEAQASPLAARLFEISGVTGVYFGYDFISVSKDNADWQHLKPAILGSIMEHFMSGKPVMGDASILSEDADAGDEFFDEGDESIVLTIKELLETRVRPAVAQDGGDITFRGFKDGKVYLNMKGSCAGCPSSTATLKHGVQNLLRHFVPEVQEVIAA